A stretch of Schistocerca cancellata isolate TAMUIC-IGC-003103 chromosome 3, iqSchCanc2.1, whole genome shotgun sequence DNA encodes these proteins:
- the LOC126177020 gene encoding cuticle protein 18.7-like, with protein MQVLTVLSCLLAAAMARPGFLGAAPGFLGAGYAGPAAYGGYAAAHHFAPANIVIGPGGVPFDTPEVAAARKAHLTYVAETRARDAAVNAADAASGAAYAGYAGAAYAGAAAAGYAGAGAYGPAGLGYAGAGLAAPSILALKAGHHLG; from the coding sequence ACGGTGCTGAGCTGCCTGCTGGCCGCCGCCATGGCCAGGCCCGGCTTCCTGGGCGCCGCCCCCGGCTTCCTGGGCGCGGGCTACGCCGGACCTGCGGCCTACGGCGGCTACGCGGCCGCCCACCACTTCGCGCCGGCCAACATCGTGATCGGACCCGGCGGCGTGCCTTTCGACACCCCCGAGGTGGCGGCCGCGCGCAAGGCGCACCTCACCTACGTGGCCGAGACGCGCGCCCGCGACGCCGCCGTCAACGCCGCCGACGCCGCCAGCGGCGCCGCCTACGCGGGCTACGCCGGCGCGGCCTAcgcaggcgccgccgccgccggctacGCGGGGGCCGGAGCGTACGGTCCCGCCGGCCTGGGCTACGCGGGGGCCGGTCTGGCCGCCCCCAGCATCCTGGCGCTCAAGGCCGGACACCACCTGGGCTGA